The Methanobrevibacter millerae genome includes the window TTCTTCAGCTTTTTCAATCCAAGAATCCATAATTAACTCATCAGTGGCCACGACTGCAATAATATCCTTTGTAGACATGTCTTTAATAATTTTAAAGCCTTCTGGTAAAATTCTGAATATTGCATCATAAATTCTTCTTTGAAGGTTGGAGTGCGGGTCATCAATAACCAAATTCTCCAAATCCATCTGATTGCCTGAAATTTCAAGCTGATACCTGTTAGGTTGATAAATCTCATCTCTGGAAAATATTCTCCACAATTTGTTTAAAATATTAGGAAGATAATTTTCATCATCAACAAGAATCATCGTCACATCATTTTGTTTATTATAACTGAAACTAGCGACATCTTTGAATTCGACAACAGTAGAAGTTTTTTTCATTTTAATAGCTAATATAAATACCGGATCATCAGGATTGACAAAAGCTTTTAAATCATCGACAGATGCACCCAAAACCAAATCCTGAAAGATTTGTTTAATGATGATTTCATAAACTTCAGCACCTTTCTTATCATAGCATTCAACTAACATCGAATCAACCCTGTTTATTTATTATCTTGCCTGTGTCCCATTCCTGATACAAGAAGAGCTGCACCTACAGCACCAATGTGTTGAGAGTATTCAGGAACAATAATTTCAATTCCACCTAATGTTTCACTTACAGCTTCAACAAGACCTGAAATTAAACTTGTTCCTCCCACTTGTATCAATGGTTCACGAATATCAATTTCCTGAAGTTGTTGTTCATACACTTGCTCTGATACAGAGTGACATGCAGCGGCCGCAACATCAGCTTTAGATCCACCTGCTGCAAGAGTAGTAACTAAATCTTGAATACCGAATACAATACAGTAGGAGTTCAACATTGCTCTTCTCCAATCCCCTTGAACAGCTAAAGGACCGAGTTCAGTAATATCTACATCTAATCTGCGTGAGGTCATATCTAAAAATCTTCCGGATGCACCGGCACAGATACCGCCCATAGTAAAGTTATCCGGAATACCATTATTTACAGTAATTACCTTGTTATCCATACCACCAATATCTAATACAGTAGCTTCTCCTTTTTGACAATCTGCCAAGTATACTGCACCTTTTGCATTAACAGACAATTCTTCCTGAATAAGTTCAGCGCCGAATTCCTGACCCATTGTAAATCTACCATAACCAGTAGTTCCAATACCATCCAAATCATCCCAGCCATAATCAGTTTGACCGAAAGCTTCTGATGCTGCAGTTTTTGCAGATTCAATGATATCCTTAGTTGATGTCCAACCAGTTCCAATAACCTGATTGTTTTCCATCAAGACCGCTTTTGTAGTGGTTGAACCGGAATCTAAACCAAGAGTAAGACCTTCTTGTTTTTCACGAGCAAGAATACTTCTACGAGTTACTGTAGTAGCCAATGCTTCCATACGGATAAACAATTCATCAGCTTTTGTTCTTTCAGTAAATGAATAGGTAACTACCGGAATACGAGTATTATTCTGTATAAAACGTCTTACTTCATTCCTTACAAGTGCTGCTTCAGCACATCTAAAACAAGTAGCAATAAATACTGCATCAGGCCTTGATTTACCTTCAACAATAGCCATGGCTCTTGCAATCATTAACTTTAAACTTGAACTTTGTGCAGAAAAACCAAATTTTTCATATGCCTCATCAATATACTCTAAATCGATTTCTGGAAGAATAATTTCCGCACCAAATTTATTAGCTGCTTTTTCAATTTCCTTTTGAATTCCACTATATTCAGTTCCACATGAAACTAAAGCAATTTTTACCATATTTATTCCTCCCCTGACTCTTCTAGTGAATCAACAAAATCATTTATTTCATTAACCATAAGATAAGTTTCATCTTGATTAGTTGGATAAGTTACTTCTAAAACAGGAATATCTCTGTTCCTAAGCAAAAATATTGACAATTCATTTGTTCTTGCACAACCAATACAACCAAAGCCATATGGTGCACCATCAACAATAATTGCTGCTTCAGCTTCATCTATCAATGGTCCAATAATAGACATTCTACCACGAACACCTGATGGAACCTCAATAGCCGCATATTTAAGACCATTAATCGGGTCTTCTTCAGTAATATTCATTGGTGGAGAATCAATCTCCGGATCTTTAATTTTTTGCCTAATTTGTTTTTGAAGAACTAAAGGAGTATGACCTTTCCTTTCAATTAAATCTGCCAAGATTAATGAATTTGGAGGATAAATAGCTACTTTCACCATATTTTCACCTATAATTTTTATTTATTTTCTAAACATTCATTCATAATTTTTTCAAAATCATCAACTTTTACCGGTTTTTTCTCTTCAATTGTTACTTCTTTGGGATTTTCTAAAGCTTCAGCAACATAACCAAGTATTGTATATTCTTTTTCCATTTGATGGAATCCTTCTCTTGGGCCGAATCTATGACCTCTACATCTTCTAGGATCCCCTGGAGCAAAGCCTCTTTCCTTTGTGAATATATGTGCAGGATCAAGTTTTCTAATCTCTTTAATTGCTTTATACACATCCTCTTTTTTTCCACTAATCATTGATCCATAACAAGTGTTTTTAATTGTTAAAGGAAGACCAAGCATGTGGAATTCTCCTACAATTTCACTTTCACTTACACGAGCTCCAGGTCCAAGAATAATCATACGAGTAATTACATCCGGATCCCAATCTTCACTACTCATGTTTACTTTAGGACATAGATTCTCTGACATAAACTACAACTCCTTCTTTTTTATCTTCTAAACCATCAGTATTCGCAACCATCTTACCGACAATATTTGTTGCATTGAATGATTCAGCAGTTGGCCCAAATTCCCGATTAGGTTCAAATCTAACACCAATCAAACCTGCAGTTTTTGATGACATGTTCGTAATACCAATTTCACATTCATTTACAACATCGGTCGGATTGTTTTCAGGAATAAGACCTTTAGCTAATTTCTTGTTACCTTCAAAAATGGTAATATGCATTCCAGGTACCGCGAAGTGAACTTTAATTTTTCCGATAGGGTTTTCCAAAAGACCTGAAATTAATTTAAAGTATTTAACTGATCTTGGAGCATTATCAACAAATTTAATTTCACATAATTCATTTGGACTGATGGCTTTTGTTACAACTTTTCCTTCATTAATAATATCAATAGTGTGTCTAGGAGATTGTTCGACAATTATTGCATCATCATCAGTTACACCCTCACGAATATGCTCAATACCCGCTTCAGCCAAAATTTTTCCAGCATCTCCTTGTGATTTACTAAGTAACAGTAATCTTTGTTGTTCAGATTTAACAGTTATGAAATCATCTTTTTTTGCAATATCAATAATTTCCATTCCTGCAGTGATTTTACCGACAGTGGTATGGTTTGGAGTTAAAACCCTGTTTTCACGGTAAACATACATCCTACCTACACCATTACCTTCATTCCTAATAGTTATAGTACCTCTAACTCTCTGAGTAGTATTTTCTTTAGGCTTATCGATACCTTGCAATTCATAAAAACCAATGAAAGAATTAGAATCAAAATTAACTTTAATTCTGTTATCCTTAATAATTGAAAACAAGTGCTCAACACATATTGGGGACTTCTCATCTATTTCAAAAGAAATATATGTAAATAATTCATTTCCTTCCTCCAAAACAGTGCTCAAATCAGAAACAGATGCACTATCAGTTGTTGTGCTTCTTTCAATAATCGGTTCAATAGAAGTTACCACATCATCATCAGTTAATTCGTTTAAAGTCTTTTTACCACCAATAATACGTGCAAAAATACCCTTGTTAAATGGAGGTACACCATATATATTAGTAGTATTTTCCTTAAGAAGAATTAAGTGAGTAGATTCATTACTAAAACTGGATA containing:
- a CDS encoding methanogenesis marker 17 protein, which gives rise to MLVECYDKKGAEVYEIIIKQIFQDLVLGASVDDLKAFVNPDDPVFILAIKMKKTSTVVEFKDVASFSYNKQNDVTMILVDDENYLPNILNKLWRIFSRDEIYQPNRYQLEISGNQMDLENLVIDDPHSNLQRRIYDAIFRILPEGFKIIKDMSTKDIIAVVATDELIMDSWIEKAEEYIAELNNGM
- a CDS encoding methanogenesis marker 15 protein, which encodes MVKIALVSCGTEYSGIQKEIEKAANKFGAEIILPEIDLEYIDEAYEKFGFSAQSSSLKLMIARAMAIVEGKSRPDAVFIATCFRCAEAALVRNEVRRFIQNNTRIPVVTYSFTERTKADELFIRMEALATTVTRRSILAREKQEGLTLGLDSGSTTTKAVLMENNQVIGTGWTSTKDIIESAKTAASEAFGQTDYGWDDLDGIGTTGYGRFTMGQEFGAELIQEELSVNAKGAVYLADCQKGEATVLDIGGMDNKVITVNNGIPDNFTMGGICAGASGRFLDMTSRRLDVDITELGPLAVQGDWRRAMLNSYCIVFGIQDLVTTLAAGGSKADVAAAACHSVSEQVYEQQLQEIDIREPLIQVGGTSLISGLVEAVSETLGGIEIIVPEYSQHIGAVGAALLVSGMGHRQDNK
- a CDS encoding methanogenesis marker 5 protein, whose protein sequence is MVKVAIYPPNSLILADLIERKGHTPLVLQKQIRQKIKDPEIDSPPMNITEEDPINGLKYAAIEVPSGVRGRMSIIGPLIDEAEAAIIVDGAPYGFGCIGCARTNELSIFLLRNRDIPVLEVTYPTNQDETYLMVNEINDFVDSLEESGEE
- a CDS encoding methanogenesis marker 6 protein produces the protein MSENLCPKVNMSSEDWDPDVITRMIILGPGARVSESEIVGEFHMLGLPLTIKNTCYGSMISGKKEDVYKAIKEIRKLDPAHIFTKERGFAPGDPRRCRGHRFGPREGFHQMEKEYTILGYVAEALENPKEVTIEEKKPVKVDDFEKIMNECLENK
- a CDS encoding methanogenesis marker 3 protein → MLIKVNGKEIDVADGSTIQDVIDETNAPYTPGSIICLIKGKKELEKNITKYKIKTTQGSIIIELVDDEEAKPIIDVWKNQYEDFTDLSIRWSTSTEVSIGPIVTDLEPTHDEFKYYEGDVVLSLSSFSNESTHLILLKENTTNIYGVPPFNKGIFARIIGGKKTLNELTDDDVVTSIEPIIERSTTTDSASVSDLSTVLEEGNELFTYISFEIDEKSPICVEHLFSIIKDNRIKVNFDSNSFIGFYELQGIDKPKENTTQRVRGTITIRNEGNGVGRMYVYRENRVLTPNHTTVGKITAGMEIIDIAKKDDFITVKSEQQRLLLLSKSQGDAGKILAEAGIEHIREGVTDDDAIIVEQSPRHTIDIINEGKVVTKAISPNELCEIKFVDNAPRSVKYFKLISGLLENPIGKIKVHFAVPGMHITIFEGNKKLAKGLIPENNPTDVVNECEIGITNMSSKTAGLIGVRFEPNREFGPTAESFNATNIVGKMVANTDGLEDKKEGVVVYVRESMS